atgtaatttatatgatgcaCTTGCCCTTCGAGGgatgacatgatttttttttaacatattctgtaaagaaagataGCGCATACAAACTAAAGACAGGGTCTATTCATGAataggttttctacctggtctcaaaagggtctcatatctgcccagtgacgtccttcgtaaaggcagtatgggggcgttgcaaagaacagttaagacacgtatgcccaccattaccaagcaggcactcagatatgagttgggtgtttcacgcatctgaacccgaccaatagtcataaggcagatcgttaattccccacttaacttagaagcttgtgtgtgcttgacaaatataaagcatgtgatacatgaggcagttctatacaatgcatgaacaaatatgtacaaaattaaagcgcgtgagaaataaataaaggaaatgcatatttaaaaataaacacgcaaaccacaacaaaaaacacaataaatcaaacaaaaacaaagcttagtccacaaggtccccagtggagtcgccattctgtcgcacgtgtgcggcggcgcggcgatcgtccaccctcaaggaaaaatcgaaataatttattcctggaaaaatggggagagacaaggaattcttgtctctacaagtgaaaaattggaatgggagtcgccacctagtattctggttactaggaaccttaactggtctttagagatcgggtacggagactggttgcgtaaagggaaggtattagcaccccaactacgccctacctaaggtaggctgcattgttttaatgtctgataaaatctaaaatcatgttgtgttgtggtttgtaattgtttggaatacgcattacatgtaatgtcataccccaggttcgagTGTccgtaaaaaaaagaaattaaatatccggaatatgcattacgtgtaatgtcataccccagataccaagagacaaacaaaataaaatttttgttgtttttttgaaattttggccaatattctcttgactttaataaactggttattaaagccaaaatgcatgctaaaatattgtttttttgacatatgaaaaatacgatatgatattttagatttgagacacttggccgtatgcacaaaaatattttttaaattttttttgtattttcggaagtttgtgacaaaaaaacccgggtattttaatacccgatttgtatttttacgacataaaaatactatccgatattaataaaaataacataaataaaaaatgggaacatcataaatattttttaaaacaataatatattttttaaaatgggccggatcaggcccaactGCATGAGCTGGGCCGAAcatggcccaaatgcatgggctggttactgtgcacatagtaaccgggttactgtgtgcacagtaacccgtgaattaatttgccaagttactgtgcacatgcacagtaaccgggtaattaattcttgcatgcagaacgtgcacagtgcacgttctgcaagcaagaagatgaatagtaaaaacgagataaggggttgagggctgacctgtggtggctgtcgtcgatggcggagctgctggtggcgacaggaagcggcgctgacagtggggtggccggcggtggttttccttctctctctctctcctctgtattttttctgttttctcctctgctgctccttcttcttcttcttctgtgttctctctgtctctgtctctgtctctgtctcttctcttctcttccccctctcttggtcttctctttttttttctttttcttttttttcagcagccctcccctgtatttataggaaaacagggggggcgaatggtggggcggccactgttggccgcccctgcACTATCTgttcaatggataaaaaggaggcaagtgggcgtcgaatggtaggcgtcttattgcgccaaatccgggaaagaagttcggcgaaaagtggagaagaaaaattcttctcccctgttctctgcgtgcgcagggaagaagacgatggtgccgtttccaaacggcaccgttttgcgtttttttttataatatattttttttgaattttttttatttttattattttttatgtggggacccaaaaatgggttacaacaaccataacaaatataaaaattatataatgtaTTGCCaagtagttttttatatatttaaatcaatGTAACACCCTTTAATCGACATCCTCCACTTCATTTGTgtcattttctttgttgaattcAATCTGGTTGTTCTCTTCATCATCATCTACGTCAATATGTCCATTAGTACTTACAAACTTATTAACATCAACATCAAGTATTCTCATCGACATGAAACTTTGTATTTTCTAACTCGGTAGATACAATAACTTGATATGAAACAACTAGATCACCCATTTAGAATACATCATCTCCATAAGATACTTCATTCTTATCATCTTTGATAACTTTAATTTTGACATGACTTTTAAGTTTCGTTTTCACAATAGATAACCAATCAACTTATTGGCATtacttgaaaaatacaaaaacatcattgatgttATGAAGTCGTCCTCTTTTATTTACTTTGACCATACCACAATGATgatctattttaatttctctattgatatcataacaacaacaataacctTAAGTATCTTTCCATAATAATTAACTTCAAAATTATTGGTAATTGAACCCATTACACAAACCCCACTCTTTTGTATGAAAGATATATCTATTGATAAAATACTCATTATAATAGTAGACTTTTCTTTCAAGACCTAAAGATAGGAATATTAGTCTACCGGCATTGCCTCCTATGTTGAGAACCTAGTTAAAGTTAATTAACAACTATTATCGatctaagtaaaaaaataagtaaatattttcttaggttttattaattattaaatagttACATGTGTTTTAAATCACGTGATAATTATTCatcttataattgaaaaaataagctTCATTCGCATTTAGATTTTAGGATAACAATAATTGGTAATGTTTCTTAGTAAGAAAGTCAATGAATTAAATCTATGTGAGAATATAAGAAAAATGGTTTAAAACTACATAATTGTCAACTTGACTTACTAAACAAATTATCTCAAAAAAGTTACTAATATCACTTAGTGCatctcatatatatttttttaataaatccacGTAAGTAATTTGAAAGAATACTTGCATAAATACATGACAATCATTACTTTTCATTTCATATAATATGCATTCCTCAAAATTCACTAATCTAACTATATTTAAAGCATATCCATCAGGAAATCACATACTTGTAAGTCATTCATAGATAAGAAGTTGTGAATCCTTGTCTAATGCAAATGTTGTTTTTAGCTTTGCGACACGTAACATATCATTAAGCAACTATATATTATGATGATCATAATACAAAGCTAGATTCATTCTAGCTTTCATATCgtctttagtttttcctttcACATCAATaaccatgttaaaaattttGCCAAACATATTCTTCTTGATATACATGACATCCAAATTATGGTGAATGCTATTAGTCTTTCAATAAAGAATATCCTAAAAAATACACTGCTTTACTTAATCATGGATcacaccaaaataaaaaaacttttgcttttgcttataaaaataaaaaccaaatacaaTGGCTTCATATTATGAAACTACATCACACAATTCTTCACTCAACAGTACCAGTGGTATAACATCCATTTTATATTTACCTTCtaagaagttttttttgttgtttttttatcaatgatgACTTGGCAAAAACTTTCAAaggtaataaaagaaaaaataagcttTATCACTATATAATAAGGTAAAAGCTTTATTATTTTCCATATAATATGGACATGATAATTTTTCTTGTGTGTTCCAACCCAAAACCATCTCATACGCAGTAAAATCATTTTTAGTCCACATCAATACTACattcatctaaaaaatttattttcttaagataTCATATGTCACAGCCCCGACTGGTCATAATTAATTCAACTTATTAATCAACGATTCAAGAAAAACATGCATATCCCTATTTAGACTATAAGGATAAGGTATGACCACATATAAGAACATGAGTTTTATCTTTATACACATTCTTGAAAGCAAGTCATAAATTGTTAGTATGACCAGCCAATAAGAATATATTGCAACTAAGGATCCAAATAGATTAAATTCATTTGTACATAGGCCAAGATACATGTTGCATGGTTCAATTAAAAACTAAGCATGCATTATATTAAACTACTTCTAAGCTTCATAATTAGAAGAATGCATTGTGACTTCATCAACCGCATCATATGAATGATGTCATATCATGTGCACAACATCTTTTAAAGACATAATTAACCTTTGCAGTCCAAAAGTTATTAGAAAGTATCTCACTTTTTTGTATGTGACAAGTGTCATTCCTCTACTATTATTAGGTTTATACTAAGTATGTTGATAGGTTTTGTACTCAATaaaatttacatatttattatagTACAAAATGCAAAAGTTTggacatatattaattttttgaaatttcaagtcaagaaatttcattataaattttacaGCATAGAAGTTCTATTCCAACTAATTACCTTCAGGTAACATGCTTTTAGCACATTCAATAAAGCTATTATAACCAACATCAATCAAaccataatttaaattgatattaaacactcatataataattgataatttaatatgAGTTATGCATTAATTCCATAATAGTTAatagaacaaagaaaaagagtttttattattattattattattattattattattatttattttgtagctgtaattataatttgtaaTGTTATTGTAATTTgcaatttaaaatgtaattttaatttaatgtgatGAAATCTCCCCAAAACAATGAAcagattcaaaatatattaacaattatcAAAAAGAGGCATTTTGCCTACCAGTTTCATCAAGGCAGTTAAGTGGAGATCTGAATGACGTGAGCAGATGCAAGCTCTTTCTGTTCTTGTTATTGTTGCTGTTTCTCCTTTTCCACTCCTAATAGCATGCTTCTCACTTTCCCAGGCAACAACCCCCCTCCTCCTCCCCCAATTACAACCAAATTAGTATAGAGTCcatctttttttctcataaaaatcaaacacaatggTGGGGTTTTGGGTGTGAATGTGTATAACAGATAAATGGCTGAGAAGAAAAGGAGACCATTATTTGTTAGAATACAGAAGCTATATATTTAATCtctatttctttaaaattcatTACAACCCAGTCCTTTCATCAATTTCTTGCtgcttttcaatttgttttgtttttcttttcaagaaatAGGTACACAGAGAAGATAGGTAGGCAAGATGGAAATTtctttattaagaaataaactaTTCTCGAGAAACATATACTATTGAGGATTATCAACCTCAACACAGATCAACCCTCTCATCTACAAATTCCATTAACTAAACCTGGGCTGGTTGGTCgaggaaaggaagaagaggTTACAGACATGATTTCACGTCCGTTTCCTGCTCAAAAATCAGTCTTTAACTATGTTTTAGCTCATTCAAGAACCACTATTCCAAACCCAATTCCTAAAATCCTTCCTTGTTCACTCTCTACagcatttccttcttcttcttcttcttcttcaatatcATCACAAAATTCTGATTCCACGTACAAATTGACCCACAAAGACTGGTTATCTCCAAATGAAGTCATAAAGATCTTTGAAAATCTGAAAGACCCAAATTCAATAATCTCAGTATGGAACCAATACTCAAAGAGGAAAGACTATAAACCCAATGAAGCCCTTTACACTCAGGTCATAAACAAGCTTGCACAAGCCAAAAACTTTGATGCGATTGAAGACATAATGCAAAAAATGAAACTTGACAAGTCATGTCGTTTATCGAACGATTTCTTTCACAGTGTGATCAAGATTTATGGCCAATTAGCGGGTCGAATCAAGAAAGCAATGGAGACCCTTCTTGATATGCCAAAAGGGTATAACTGTTGGCCTAATGTGAAAAGTTTCAATCTTGTATTGAACTTGCTTGTATCTGCAAAAGTTTTTGATGTAGTTCATGAGGTGTATTTGCAAGCTCCTATGTTGGGTATAGAGATTGATGTTTGTTCTCTTAATATTCTCATTAAGGGGTTATGTGAGAATGGGGATTTGGAGGCTGCATTCAATGTGCTTGATGAATTTCCTGAACAAAGGTGTGAGCCCAATGTGAGAACGTTTTCGACTCTAATGCATGGGTTGTGCAAGAAAGGGAAGGTGGAGGAAGCATTTGGTTTGCTGGAGAGGATGGAAAAGGAGGGTATTGATGCGGATACGATCACTTTCAATATCTTGATTTCTGGGCTAAGAAAGCAGGGCAAAGTTTTGGAGGGGCTGGAGTTGTTGGAGAGAATGAATATTAAAGGGTGTGAACCAAATGCAGGGTCTTATCAAGAGATATTGTATGGTTTGCTTGATGCAGAGAAGTACGTTGAGGGAAAAGAATTTATGGTTAGGATGATTGAGCAGGGAGTTGATCCTAGTTTTGTGTCCTACAAGAAGTTGATTCATGGACTTTGCAAGGAAAGGTTGCTAAGGGATTTGGATTGGGTTTTGAAGCAAATGGCAAGGCAAGGTTTTGTTCCCAAGATGGGAATGTGGTTGCAGATGGTTCAAAGTGTGGTTTCCGTCAGTTATAGTTCCAACCATGTTTCTCTGAGTGAAATTGTTAGTTGTGAGAATATTTGATTCTCACATTGGTTGTTACGGGAGGGGCAGTGACTTTGACGGCAAGCGTTGCACATTAAATCTCAACTATAAGATGGATGAATATGAGCCATGCTCTGTCTGGTTGTCCGTTAACTGGAAATGGAAGTGGAGGGGAGTTGGCTGTAAGGACAAGCTTTGTACATCTTGTTGTGACTATTATGGAAGCAGCTAATGCGAGTTTTGGTTGACGGCCTTCGATCAGAAACTCTTCTAACAAAGACATGAATACGGATCAAAGGATTTGCTTTCTGTAGAATGTGATTCCTGCGCCTGATCAGCTACATGGTGGCATCAATTAACAGAATTTCCTGCAATCAACGAGTTTGCAACGCTTGAATGTGGTACATGATATTGGGATATTTCTTCATTCTCCTGTTGATTTAACTTGCAGATAGAAGCTGAAAATTTGAGTTTCCTCGTTATTTGACGGGGCTTTATGTGGACATTGTAGCTCTTTTTCTCTGCTTAAATTTGCTAATGGATTGAAATATTAGATATAGGAGTCTGATGTCTAATTTAGTCGTTTGGTCTTACTTTGATCTGTACACTTACAAGAAAGAAGTCAAACAAATGAGAGTTTATATCTGTTTATGTACCCGTATTTTAGTGTTTAGCAAATGCGATGATGATATTAGAGGGTTATGCAGCACAATTTCTTGTTATGGAGTTGCCTCCAGCAAATACAGACTTTACACAGCTCAGGAATTGTCACTAAAGATTTTAATGTTGATGCTGGAGAATAACAGATATAAACAACAGGGAAACAAGCAGATGAACAAGATCACCTACTGCACTCAAATCTTTTGGTTGGAGGAAAACAAGATGAAATGAGGAAATAAGTCGTCTCTTACCACGGAAAGATCAGATGATGAATACACCTTCGATGTGTTGAAGGCAATGGCTATGTTTGGTTGACTGCAGAATTTTATGAACTGAAGTGAACTGGGAATGAATGCTAAAGGATGCCAAAGAGAAATATATAACTCTTTGAATCCAAACATAAGGAGTTAAATTCGATGATAATATTCCTCTTCAAGGTGAAACTTTCACCAACCATCTAAAAGCCAAAAGCTTCAGATTCACAAGCACAATTCAAATCCCAAAATGGTTTTGGTCTACAAGACCAAATCGGAGTCCTGCCATCTTTTACCGCAAAACATCAAACGGCAATTTTTAAATTCAGGGGTGTTGGCGAGGTGTGTCTATAATGCAATCGCCAGCAGAATTGCATCAACTATAAGTGCAGATAACATTGCTGGAATCTCAGGATCAAACAAAGAGAACTCAGTATGCAAAAAGCAAGCCAAGTTGAAATGCAAATCTGGAAATAACAGCCCATGAACAAGTACATGATGAGTAAAGGCAAAAACTGGAAATGCCCATTCCTTGAACATAACCCAGGTACAGAAGTTACTGGGTAGAACTGAAGCACATACTTCCAATTTACGAGGCATAAAGACAAATAAACAGCCCAAACTCATTCAACCGACGATACTGATGATGCCCGTCTTCCATACTTCTACATATAAAATTGGTGCAGGAGGGGCAACAATTAACAGCTAGCTACTAGAAAAAGCCATACCCCCCTGTTGGGACCTTGACAATTTAAGGTAAACTCAAATGTTCCCACTGCTTCAAACTTTCAAAAACGAACAACAACAATGTCCTAGCACTATGTGGTGCTCATATTGGTAtcaattgagaaggaaattgCATCCACAAGAacatcaagggaaaaaaaattgtttgtttatgtAGGCCAGGAGACTGATATGGTCATGTGGAATAAGGAAACTGGGAAATGGCTGGTATCACTCGGTGCATCAGTTTTCACCACAAACTCCTAGTGCACTCCGGAAGTTGATCAAACTAGTAGTCAGGAATGATAACTCAAAAGAAACGAGAAGTACTGATTATTAGTACCTCTTCAGCTATCCCAGTTGATATCTATGTCTGGGATGTGAGAAATCTTGGGCCAATCTTCTCCTTGATGCAGACACCTTTGTTCCAGTAAAGGGCATTGAGAGATtattaaagaagaaagagaagatggcAGCCCCTCTTCTGGTATGGATTGGAGATTGGGACAGTGGGAGATTCTCATTTGTGTAAGAGAGGTGAGGTGTTGAAGGCCTTCATAGTCTAGAGATTTCAGATTCTGAAGATCCCAGATACCAAGAG
This genomic interval from Populus alba chromosome 1, ASM523922v2, whole genome shotgun sequence contains the following:
- the LOC118027504 gene encoding pentatricopeptide repeat-containing protein At4g20090; translation: MISRPFPAQKSVFNYVLAHSRTTIPNPIPKILPCSLSTAFPSSSSSSSISSQNSDSTYKLTHKDWLSPNEVIKIFENLKDPNSIISVWNQYSKRKDYKPNEALYTQVINKLAQAKNFDAIEDIMQKMKLDKSCRLSNDFFHSVIKIYGQLAGRIKKAMETLLDMPKGYNCWPNVKSFNLVLNLLVSAKVFDVVHEVYLQAPMLGIEIDVCSLNILIKGLCENGDLEAAFNVLDEFPEQRCEPNVRTFSTLMHGLCKKGKVEEAFGLLERMEKEGIDADTITFNILISGLRKQGKVLEGLELLERMNIKGCEPNAGSYQEILYGLLDAEKYVEGKEFMVRMIEQGVDPSFVSYKKLIHGLCKERLLRDLDWVLKQMARQGFVPKMGMWLQMVQSVVSVSYSSNHVSLSEIVSCENI